Proteins encoded within one genomic window of Bradyrhizobium sp. 186:
- a CDS encoding aldehyde dehydrogenase family protein — protein sequence MSEFRLLIDGKLVPGAAELAVTNPATEDVLAMAPRADRAQLDQAVASAKAAFPTWSKMPIRQRGALLVKLADAMEARKDEFIRLLTREQGKPLPESGWEVNRAIHHMRHVATMDLPLKVLKEDATQRVIQQHAPLGIVAAITPWNVPVLLLIVKTAPALLTGNTMVIKPAPTTPLTTLRFGELCAEILPPGVVNIIVDNNDLGDVLTKHPDIAAVTFTGSTATGKKVMQSAAGSLKRLTLELGGNDAAIVLDDVDPKEVAPKLFASATIFAGQGCIAIKRVYVHDSQYDEMCDELGRLARDIVVDDGTKQGTQMGPLQNKAQFERVRGFLEEAKQNGKIVAGGEVLPGKGYFVQPTIVRDIGDDARLVKEEQFGPVLPVLRYADVDDAIARANDSPYGLGGSVWSADLDRAAKVAAKINSGTIWINKHLDVQPDVPMGGSKQSGIGTEMGQEGLEEFTQRTIINMAL from the coding sequence ATGAGTGAGTTCAGGTTACTTATCGACGGCAAGCTGGTCCCTGGCGCGGCCGAACTGGCCGTGACCAATCCGGCGACCGAGGACGTACTTGCGATGGCCCCACGGGCAGATCGGGCGCAATTGGATCAAGCCGTCGCATCCGCCAAGGCCGCCTTCCCGACCTGGTCGAAGATGCCAATTCGCCAGCGTGGAGCGTTGCTCGTCAAACTGGCCGATGCAATGGAGGCGCGCAAAGACGAATTCATTAGGCTTCTCACGAGAGAGCAGGGCAAGCCCTTGCCGGAATCAGGATGGGAGGTAAACCGCGCGATCCACCACATGCGTCATGTCGCGACTATGGACCTGCCGCTCAAAGTGCTAAAGGAAGACGCGACGCAAAGGGTCATTCAGCAGCACGCGCCGCTGGGTATCGTCGCGGCGATTACCCCCTGGAACGTACCGGTCTTGCTTCTCATCGTAAAGACCGCGCCGGCTCTGTTGACCGGTAATACGATGGTGATAAAGCCGGCGCCCACAACACCACTGACGACGCTGAGATTCGGCGAGCTGTGCGCCGAGATACTGCCGCCGGGAGTGGTCAATATCATCGTCGACAACAACGATCTAGGCGACGTGCTGACCAAACATCCCGACATCGCCGCAGTCACCTTCACCGGCTCGACGGCGACCGGAAAGAAGGTCATGCAATCTGCTGCCGGCTCGCTGAAGCGGCTGACGCTGGAACTCGGCGGCAACGATGCGGCAATTGTCCTCGACGATGTCGATCCCAAAGAAGTGGCACCGAAACTTTTTGCTAGCGCGACCATATTTGCGGGGCAGGGCTGTATCGCCATCAAGCGAGTCTATGTCCATGACTCACAATATGACGAGATGTGCGACGAACTTGGCCGACTGGCCCGCGATATAGTGGTCGATGACGGCACAAAGCAAGGAACCCAAATGGGGCCTCTGCAGAACAAAGCGCAATTCGAGAGGGTGCGGGGTTTCCTGGAGGAGGCTAAGCAGAACGGCAAGATCGTGGCTGGTGGTGAGGTGTTGCCTGGCAAGGGCTATTTCGTTCAACCGACCATCGTGCGCGATATCGGCGACGATGCAAGGCTGGTCAAGGAGGAGCAGTTCGGCCCGGTCCTGCCGGTTCTGCGCTATGCCGATGTCGATGATGCGATCGCGCGAGCCAACGATTCACCCTACGGATTGGGCGGCAGCGTCTGGTCGGCAGACCTCGACCGTGCTGCGAAAGTAGCGGCGAAGATCAATTCCGGTACGATCTGGATCAATAAGCATCTCGATGTGCAACCCGATGTGCCCATGGGGGGATCCAAACAATCAGGCATTGGTACCGAAATGGGGCAAGAGGGGCTCGAGGAGTTCACCCAGCGCACCATCATCAATATGGCCTTGTAG
- a CDS encoding FAD-dependent monooxygenase, giving the protein MAPSFNTHRSSPFSPERPIPCPQTWFDPILKDRARSFPQIQLRYQTELQNFIQDTDGVTVDLVDQVTGRSQQIQAKYLVGCDGSDSLVRSLLGIQVRGQRHLDWSLNVYLRIPNFKYLHRTEPAFRYVFVGPEGTWSFLTMVDGKDLYRLQLIGVDKSALETADKHGAHRHGRGHYLRLHSKAP; this is encoded by the coding sequence CTGGCGCCAAGCTTCAATACACACCGATCGTCTCCGTTTAGCCCGGAGCGTCCAATTCCGTGTCCGCAGACTTGGTTTGACCCTATTTTGAAAGACCGGGCGCGATCCTTTCCCCAGATCCAGCTTCGCTATCAGACGGAGTTGCAAAACTTCATTCAGGATACCGATGGCGTGACCGTCGATTTGGTCGATCAGGTTACCGGCAGATCTCAGCAAATTCAGGCCAAATACCTCGTCGGCTGCGACGGCTCAGACAGCTTGGTGCGCAGTCTGCTTGGAATCCAGGTTCGCGGACAGCGGCATCTTGATTGGTCCTTGAATGTCTATCTGAGGATTCCGAACTTCAAGTACCTGCACCGGACCGAGCCGGCTTTCCGCTATGTGTTCGTCGGTCCGGAGGGCACTTGGTCGTTCCTGACCATGGTTGACGGCAAGGATTTGTATCGGTTGCAGCTTATCGGCGTCGATAAGAGTGCTTTAGAGACGGCCGATAAGCACGGAGCCCACCGTCATGGCCGCGGACACTATCTCAGGCTACATTCAAAGGCTCCTTGA
- a CDS encoding helix-turn-helix transcriptional regulator — protein MAEHPLPAPRLRRILDKIKAEFARDLSLTELADESGYSRAHFLRMFRAATGKTPHQYLRDVRLERAREQLQTGSASILEIALATGFASHSHLTRQFRRRFGITPGSFRRTE, from the coding sequence TTGGCAGAACATCCACTACCCGCGCCACGCTTGCGCCGTATATTGGATAAAATCAAAGCCGAATTCGCTCGCGATTTAAGTCTCACCGAGCTTGCTGATGAGAGTGGATACAGCCGTGCTCATTTCCTTCGAATGTTTCGCGCGGCGACGGGCAAGACACCACATCAGTATCTGCGTGACGTTAGGCTTGAGCGCGCCCGCGAGCAACTTCAGACTGGCTCGGCGTCGATTCTGGAAATAGCGCTCGCGACCGGATTCGCCAGCCACTCCCACCTTACACGGCAGTTTCGCCGGCGCTTTGGCATAACGCCCGGTTCATTTCGCAGAACCGAATAG
- a CDS encoding (2Fe-2S)-binding protein, translated as MTYVLKINGKSHKVDVDGETPLLWVLRDVLKMTGTKFGCGMALCGACTVHIDGAATRSCITTVDSVGEAAVTTIEAIGETPAGRKVQRAWLDHDVVQCGYCQSGQIMAAAALLASNPRPTDSEINDAMSGNVCRCGTYNRIRAAIKYASEGGR; from the coding sequence ATGACATACGTTCTCAAGATAAATGGGAAGTCGCATAAGGTGGACGTGGACGGCGAGACGCCCCTGCTATGGGTGCTGCGGGACGTTCTCAAGATGACAGGAACGAAGTTTGGATGCGGTATGGCGCTTTGCGGCGCTTGTACGGTTCACATAGACGGCGCGGCGACACGATCTTGCATCACCACGGTCGACAGTGTCGGGGAGGCCGCAGTGACTACTATCGAAGCCATCGGCGAGACTCCTGCTGGCCGGAAGGTGCAGCGGGCTTGGCTCGATCATGACGTCGTTCAGTGCGGATATTGTCAGTCGGGGCAGATCATGGCGGCAGCTGCGCTGCTAGCGAGCAATCCACGCCCGACGGACTCGGAGATAAACGACGCGATGTCCGGCAATGTATGCCGATGCGGCACCTACAATCGCATTCGAGCTGCCATAAAATACGCGAGCGAGGGAGGGCGTTAA
- a CDS encoding C13 family peptidase translates to MISDAMTSKFWIWRLGAPLIALALAVVLSVSTVHTTEDVHKVGVVSFGLFGDQSVFRSEATGAAQVVADRFETGPIEVQYNSKKGGSATTEALAKSLQVAAGRLDAEKDVLFLILTSHGSPDGLAIKAGRLTQILTPSRLAEMLGATGVRHKVVIISACYSGVFIPRLANPDVLVITAADSDHPSFGCEDKAKWTYFGDAFFNVALRRAESLTGAFAGARALVRKRELHKHFEPSNPLMAGGANVQPLLVVRP, encoded by the coding sequence ATGATCTCCGACGCCATGACTTCGAAGTTCTGGATCTGGCGGCTTGGCGCGCCGCTCATCGCTCTTGCCTTGGCCGTCGTGCTGTCAGTTTCGACAGTGCACACCACCGAGGATGTCCACAAGGTCGGCGTGGTGTCCTTTGGCCTTTTCGGCGATCAAAGCGTGTTCCGAAGCGAGGCGACCGGTGCAGCCCAGGTCGTCGCGGATCGTTTCGAAACTGGCCCGATCGAGGTGCAGTACAATTCGAAAAAAGGTGGCAGCGCTACGACCGAAGCGCTGGCCAAGTCGTTGCAGGTTGCAGCCGGCCGCCTGGACGCCGAGAAAGACGTGTTGTTCTTGATTCTCACCTCGCATGGCTCGCCAGACGGCCTTGCAATCAAGGCGGGGCGGCTTACGCAAATACTCACACCGTCCCGTCTCGCAGAGATGCTTGGAGCGACCGGCGTGCGCCACAAGGTGGTGATTATCTCGGCCTGTTACTCTGGAGTCTTCATCCCTCGTCTCGCGAATCCCGACGTCTTGGTCATCACGGCTGCCGACTCCGATCATCCGTCGTTCGGTTGCGAGGACAAGGCGAAGTGGACTTATTTCGGTGACGCCTTCTTCAACGTCGCACTCCGGCGAGCCGAAAGCCTGACGGGTGCATTTGCCGGTGCGCGCGCGCTCGTCAGGAAGCGAGAGCTGCATAAGCATTTCGAGCCGTCGAATCCCCTGATGGCAGGTGGCGCAAACGTGCAGCCATTGCTGGTTGTGCGCCCTTGA
- a CDS encoding cupin domain-containing protein translates to MNPKNSSKEPLNDQEREDRWSEVTLGERYVIRTTSEEVNGAYSMLEVVADPRNGVPMHAHDSEEEHFIILEGKALIANGDSRAEVGAGSSVTIGRGVAHAWCNPSEDNPLRMLVLFTPGGLEELFRRNAGTEPTDMVALAAKFGTRITGPALFDNLHTISSPRP, encoded by the coding sequence ATGAATCCGAAAAACTCTTCCAAGGAACCCTTGAACGATCAAGAACGCGAGGACAGGTGGTCGGAGGTCACCCTCGGAGAACGCTATGTCATCCGAACGACTTCAGAAGAAGTGAACGGTGCCTATTCGATGCTGGAGGTTGTCGCGGATCCGCGAAACGGTGTGCCCATGCACGCTCACGATAGTGAGGAAGAGCACTTCATTATTCTGGAGGGAAAAGCGCTCATCGCAAATGGAGACAGTCGAGCGGAGGTCGGTGCCGGTTCGTCCGTCACCATCGGAAGAGGCGTAGCGCATGCCTGGTGCAATCCTTCCGAAGATAATCCCCTCCGGATGCTGGTGCTCTTCACCCCGGGAGGACTCGAAGAACTGTTCCGAAGAAATGCCGGAACTGAGCCTACCGACATGGTCGCCCTGGCCGCTAAATTCGGCACTCGGATCACGGGCCCTGCGCTGTTCGACAACCTTCACACGATATCGTCGCCTCGGCCCTGA
- a CDS encoding AraC family transcriptional regulator produces the protein METIISSFDAHKHLRATMTACSWRAGWRSLLIRAYEDPAEAEEFVTPATRDHLIVLVTGGSCDVEVRYRNGWQHAHSEPGHIGMTAPGQAATLRWRGNTTHSNLQLHLPAATIERVARELRRKGPAAPILPSGIGSSDPLVSRLMLSLSAAFQESAPDLYAQTAGEMLAAHLLVRHGGYGELHYRNTSDSRLRDVEDFMRENLASAVSLEDLAREAGVSRFHLLRLYKNLYGQTPLQRLTFLRMEEAKSLLKGRNETIPTIAARCGYENPSHFATAFRRVVGVTPSSYRR, from the coding sequence TTGGAGACGATAATTTCTAGCTTCGATGCGCACAAGCACTTGCGCGCCACAATGACGGCCTGCAGCTGGCGAGCCGGTTGGCGCTCGCTGCTGATCCGGGCCTACGAGGATCCGGCAGAGGCCGAGGAATTCGTAACTCCCGCTACTCGCGATCATTTGATCGTTCTCGTTACCGGTGGCTCCTGCGACGTGGAGGTCCGCTATCGCAACGGTTGGCAGCACGCTCATTCCGAGCCGGGTCACATTGGTATGACGGCTCCGGGACAAGCCGCTACACTGCGATGGCGGGGTAATACGACACACAGCAACCTGCAACTCCATCTTCCGGCCGCGACCATCGAACGCGTCGCACGAGAACTCAGGCGTAAAGGTCCCGCGGCCCCGATCTTGCCGAGCGGCATCGGAAGCAGCGATCCCTTGGTTAGCCGGCTGATGCTGAGCCTGAGCGCTGCGTTTCAAGAATCCGCGCCAGACCTTTATGCTCAGACTGCGGGAGAGATGTTGGCCGCCCATCTCTTGGTCAGACACGGCGGCTACGGGGAGCTACACTACCGCAATACGAGCGACAGCCGGCTGCGCGACGTCGAAGACTTCATGCGCGAGAATCTCGCGTCCGCAGTGAGTCTGGAGGATCTGGCGCGCGAGGCAGGAGTCAGTCGGTTCCACCTGCTGAGATTGTACAAGAATCTGTATGGGCAGACTCCCCTACAGCGTCTGACCTTCCTTCGCATGGAAGAGGCGAAGAGCCTCTTGAAGGGCCGGAACGAAACGATTCCGACCATTGCCGCCAGATGTGGATATGAGAATCCATCGCATTTTGCGACAGCCTTTCGGCGGGTGGTGGGGGTGACGCCGAGCTCCTATCGCCGATAG
- a CDS encoding molybdopterin cofactor-binding domain-containing protein, protein MPMRHLQSHSSCHKIRERGRALTMRQTTDTLTRPVSGADEARVSRRALLKVGATAAGGLALAVALPSWSMADGSDSGAVLNAFVRIEPDGRVRLTIPSVEMGQGVYTSLSMLLAEELEVKLDQIEVEHAPPNDALYANPFLHLQATGLSASIRGFWLPLRQAGAAARLMLIAAAAGRWKVDPAACTVKDGVVLHPSGARSLPYRDLLRSAAESGPPALDRIKLKEQGQFRLIGTSPKRLEAPDKISGRTQFGIDVMLPGLKVAAIAISPVLGGRPKAVNQRAALAIKGVHQVVAVDEAVAVVADHMGAAKKGLEAAAIQWDDGPNASIDSKKLVEQLKKASESPGVVARNEGHFEQAFSGAARRLDAVYELPFLAHAAMEPMNCTVHYRKDICEIWVGTQQPTVTQAAVATLTGMPKEAIVIHNQYLGGGFGRRLEPDGTLLAVKIAKQIDGPVKVIWSREEDIQHDLYRPYYYDRISAGLDEAGRPIAWHHRVCGSSVVARFAPPLFKNGLDFDAIEGAAEPPYAIPNILVEYVRAEPPGITTGFWRGVGPVHNVFIVESFMDELATAARQDPVEFRRNLLAHNPRALAVLNLAVQKAGWGKPMPPGKGRGVSLQFAFGSYLSQVAEVAVDEKGNVRVERIVCAVDCGLPVNPKMIDAQMQSGTIFGLTAALRGAITIKDGRVEQGNFDSYPPLRIDETPPIETHIVASTADPGGLGEAATAAVAPAVTNAIFAATGRRIRRLPIQPA, encoded by the coding sequence ATGCCGATGCGGCACCTACAATCGCATTCGAGCTGCCATAAAATACGCGAGCGAGGGAGGGCGTTAACAATGCGGCAAACCACCGACACGCTCACGCGGCCAGTATCGGGCGCAGACGAAGCCAGAGTCTCTCGCAGAGCGCTCCTGAAGGTCGGTGCGACCGCGGCGGGGGGACTCGCCCTGGCGGTTGCCCTGCCGTCCTGGTCCATGGCTGATGGAAGCGATAGCGGCGCGGTCTTGAATGCGTTCGTGAGAATTGAGCCCGATGGCCGCGTACGCTTGACCATACCGTCAGTCGAGATGGGGCAGGGGGTCTATACCTCGCTCTCTATGCTCTTGGCGGAGGAGCTCGAAGTCAAGCTCGACCAGATCGAGGTCGAACACGCGCCTCCGAATGACGCCCTCTACGCCAATCCGTTCCTACATTTACAGGCGACAGGATTGTCAGCCTCGATCCGGGGTTTCTGGTTACCCCTTCGGCAAGCTGGCGCCGCGGCGCGCCTCATGTTGATCGCGGCGGCGGCCGGGCGTTGGAAAGTCGACCCGGCGGCCTGCACCGTCAAGGATGGAGTGGTTTTGCATCCGTCGGGCGCTAGGTCGCTGCCCTATCGAGACTTGCTGCGATCCGCGGCCGAATCGGGACCTCCCGCTCTCGATCGCATCAAGCTGAAGGAGCAAGGACAGTTCCGTCTCATTGGAACATCCCCGAAGAGACTTGAGGCTCCCGACAAGATCAGTGGACGAACGCAGTTCGGAATCGACGTGATGCTGCCGGGCCTGAAGGTCGCGGCTATAGCAATATCTCCGGTGCTTGGAGGAAGACCTAAGGCCGTGAACCAGCGCGCGGCACTCGCGATCAAGGGTGTGCATCAGGTGGTCGCGGTCGATGAGGCGGTAGCCGTCGTTGCTGACCATATGGGCGCTGCTAAGAAGGGTTTGGAAGCCGCCGCGATACAGTGGGACGACGGTCCTAACGCCTCGATAGATAGTAAGAAGCTCGTCGAGCAGCTGAAGAAGGCATCCGAAAGCCCGGGGGTCGTGGCGAGAAACGAGGGCCACTTCGAGCAGGCGTTCTCCGGCGCGGCTCGGCGTTTGGACGCGGTCTATGAGTTGCCGTTTCTGGCTCACGCAGCCATGGAGCCGATGAATTGCACGGTGCACTATCGGAAGGACATCTGCGAAATCTGGGTCGGCACGCAGCAGCCCACCGTCACGCAGGCGGCGGTCGCGACGCTCACTGGAATGCCGAAGGAAGCCATTGTGATCCACAATCAGTATTTGGGTGGAGGCTTCGGCCGTCGGCTTGAGCCAGATGGTACCCTTCTCGCGGTCAAAATTGCCAAGCAGATCGACGGTCCCGTCAAGGTGATCTGGAGCCGCGAGGAGGACATCCAGCACGATCTATACCGACCCTACTACTACGATCGGATATCGGCGGGTCTCGACGAGGCGGGAAGACCTATCGCGTGGCACCATCGGGTATGCGGCTCTTCGGTCGTGGCCCGGTTTGCTCCGCCCCTGTTCAAAAACGGTTTGGATTTCGATGCAATCGAAGGGGCTGCCGAGCCGCCCTACGCAATTCCCAACATTCTCGTCGAATACGTTCGGGCCGAGCCGCCCGGCATTACGACCGGGTTTTGGCGAGGTGTAGGACCGGTACACAACGTCTTCATCGTCGAGAGCTTCATGGATGAGCTGGCGACCGCGGCCAGGCAGGATCCCGTCGAATTCCGCAGGAATCTTCTAGCTCACAATCCCCGAGCTTTGGCGGTCCTGAATCTTGCCGTGCAGAAGGCCGGCTGGGGTAAGCCGATGCCTCCCGGAAAGGGCAGGGGCGTCTCACTTCAGTTCGCATTTGGAAGCTACCTTTCGCAAGTGGCGGAGGTGGCCGTCGACGAGAAAGGAAATGTGAGGGTGGAACGTATCGTCTGCGCGGTGGATTGTGGATTGCCGGTCAATCCGAAGATGATCGACGCCCAAATGCAGAGCGGAACGATCTTCGGACTCACGGCTGCGCTGCGCGGCGCGATAACGATCAAGGACGGCCGAGTCGAACAAGGCAATTTTGACTCTTATCCGCCGCTGCGCATCGATGAAACGCCACCAATCGAGACCCATATAGTGGCGAGCACGGCTGATCCTGGCGGCTTGGGCGAAGCGGCTACAGCCGCTGTGGCCCCCGCGGTCACGAATGCCATTTTCGCGGCGACGGGGCGCCGCATCAGAAGGCTGCCGATACAGCCGGCCTAA
- a CDS encoding amidinotransferase: MDMVTRVRGSDAVPSGQVSPVSSHNEWGTLEEVIVGRLEGAVIPSDHPVVTCNIPGMAARAQSLFAGFRYPKIMIEPAQRELDGLVALLQSLGIIVRRPDAVDHRKRFSTPEWSSRGFCNSCPRDSMLVIGDEIIETPMVWPCRYFETHSYRPILKDYFQRGARWTSAPRPQLTDELFDPEFRVPKKGEPISYILTEFEPVFDAADFFRCGRDLFVTRSNVTNASGIEWLRRHLGDGYRIHEIESRCPNPMHIDTTILPLGPGKILINPEYIDVNHLPAILKGWDILVAPEPDPITDPMLRITSLCGKWLNMNVLMVDEKRVIVDPHHTAMTRALENWGFEPILCGFLHYAAFGGGFHCATLDVRRRGTLKSYF; this comes from the coding sequence ATGGACATGGTCACACGCGTTCGCGGTTCGGATGCCGTCCCGTCGGGCCAAGTTTCTCCGGTGAGCTCACACAACGAGTGGGGCACGCTGGAGGAAGTGATAGTCGGAAGGCTTGAGGGTGCGGTTATCCCGTCCGATCATCCGGTTGTCACCTGCAACATTCCGGGCATGGCGGCGCGTGCCCAATCGCTGTTCGCAGGCTTCCGTTACCCAAAGATCATGATCGAACCGGCTCAGCGTGAGCTTGATGGCTTGGTTGCGCTGCTACAGTCGCTGGGTATCATCGTAAGGCGGCCGGACGCCGTCGACCACAGGAAGCGCTTCAGCACGCCGGAATGGTCCTCGCGCGGCTTCTGCAATTCCTGCCCGCGCGACAGCATGCTCGTGATCGGCGACGAGATCATTGAAACCCCAATGGTTTGGCCCTGTCGGTACTTCGAGACGCATTCCTATCGTCCGATTCTGAAGGACTATTTCCAACGTGGCGCGCGGTGGACGAGCGCGCCCAGACCTCAACTGACGGACGAACTGTTCGACCCAGAATTTCGCGTCCCCAAGAAAGGCGAGCCGATCTCATACATCCTCACCGAATTCGAGCCGGTCTTTGACGCCGCCGACTTCTTTCGCTGCGGGCGCGACCTGTTCGTGACCCGCAGCAACGTCACCAATGCGTCTGGTATTGAATGGCTGCGTCGCCACCTTGGCGACGGTTATCGCATCCATGAGATTGAGAGCCGCTGTCCCAATCCAATGCACATCGACACCACCATATTGCCGCTTGGGCCCGGCAAGATTCTGATCAATCCCGAATACATAGACGTCAACCACCTTCCGGCCATCCTGAAAGGATGGGACATCCTCGTGGCCCCCGAGCCCGACCCAATAACCGATCCTATGCTCAGGATCACTTCGCTATGCGGGAAATGGCTCAACATGAACGTACTGATGGTCGACGAGAAGCGCGTCATCGTAGATCCACATCATACTGCAATGACGCGTGCGTTGGAGAATTGGGGATTCGAGCCGATTCTCTGTGGGTTCTTACACTATGCGGCATTTGGTGGCGGCTTCCATTGCGCCACGCTCGACGTCCGACGGCGCGGCACGTTGAAGAGCTATTTTTGA
- a CDS encoding multidrug efflux SMR transporter encodes MAWLFLLVAGLCEIAWAIGLKFTEGFARLLPTIGTVVAMAASIGFLGIALKSLPVGTAYAVWTGIGTVGTTALGIYLFNEPLTLLRLTCIGFILLGIIGLKITT; translated from the coding sequence ATGGCTTGGCTCTTCCTGCTCGTTGCTGGCCTGTGTGAAATCGCCTGGGCGATCGGGCTCAAATTCACGGAAGGCTTCGCACGCCTTTTACCGACAATCGGCACAGTCGTCGCTATGGCGGCCAGTATTGGGTTCCTCGGAATCGCGCTTAAGTCGCTGCCGGTCGGTACGGCCTATGCGGTGTGGACGGGCATTGGCACTGTTGGCACCACGGCGCTCGGCATCTATCTATTTAACGAGCCCCTGACGTTGCTTAGGCTTACCTGTATCGGCTTTATTCTATTGGGCATAATCGGACTGAAAATCACCACTTAG
- a CDS encoding LLM class flavin-dependent oxidoreductase has protein sequence MDFATSPTVSFGIFDHLDHAGGSLRQQYNDRLEIAAACDEAGFRAYHVAEHHGTPHGLAASPNLFLSAVAQRTRTLRLGPLVMLLNLYHPLRAFEEICMLDQLSGGRLDLGIGRGAVPLELSFFGVSPADAQHRYNEAAEIVLKAMETDTLTYTGRHFSISDVPITLSPFQKPYPPLWYGAMKPETARWAAENSINIACVGESSAIRAITDAYRANWVARPPHLMPLLGMVRIVVIAGSDAEARALAAPAYARWFKTFTFLSRVGNLPVPSNLPNSFEQALDDGFCLVGSPSTVRETLKSQIVEAGVTYVMRQLAFGDLPLAASLQTISAMRSTIIPDFTGWTSQTV, from the coding sequence ATGGACTTCGCAACTTCACCGACCGTCAGCTTTGGCATTTTTGATCATCTGGATCATGCGGGCGGGAGCCTTCGCCAGCAGTACAACGACCGACTGGAAATCGCCGCGGCGTGCGACGAGGCTGGCTTTCGCGCCTATCACGTCGCAGAGCATCATGGCACACCACATGGTCTGGCGGCTTCACCCAACTTGTTCTTGTCCGCCGTCGCGCAACGCACCAGAACACTGCGACTCGGACCGTTGGTGATGCTGTTGAATCTCTATCACCCACTACGCGCTTTCGAAGAGATCTGCATGCTGGATCAGCTGAGCGGGGGCAGACTTGATCTTGGCATTGGCCGCGGCGCCGTCCCACTTGAACTTTCGTTTTTCGGTGTTTCGCCCGCAGACGCACAACATCGCTACAATGAAGCGGCTGAGATTGTTCTCAAGGCCATGGAAACCGATACGCTTACCTACACGGGCCGCCATTTCAGCATCTCCGACGTGCCGATTACGCTCTCACCCTTCCAAAAGCCCTATCCACCGCTGTGGTACGGGGCGATGAAGCCGGAAACAGCCCGATGGGCTGCGGAGAACTCGATCAACATCGCTTGTGTCGGAGAGAGCAGCGCGATCCGGGCAATTACGGATGCGTACCGGGCAAACTGGGTGGCTCGGCCGCCGCACTTGATGCCGCTGCTTGGTATGGTTCGCATTGTCGTGATCGCCGGGTCCGACGCTGAGGCGCGTGCTCTGGCCGCTCCCGCCTACGCGCGCTGGTTCAAGACATTCACCTTTCTGTCGCGCGTTGGCAATTTGCCCGTTCCGTCGAATCTGCCGAACTCGTTCGAGCAAGCCCTGGATGACGGTTTCTGCCTGGTCGGATCACCTTCCACGGTGCGAGAAACGCTCAAAAGCCAGATCGTTGAGGCTGGTGTTACATACGTCATGCGCCAACTCGCTTTCGGTGACCTGCCGCTCGCTGCATCGCTCCAGACAATCTCGGCCATGCGCTCGACCATCATCCCGGACTTCACTGGATGGACCAGTCAGACCGTATGA
- a CDS encoding DUF3455 domain-containing protein: MLTRFLFSFAALSLFAIPAIAQNIPAKLAPPQDAPLVGKYTAKGVQIYVCTVKGGGSEWSFKAPEAELIDAQGKPFAKHYAGPTWEASDGSKIVGKILASEPAPQTGAIPWLLLSAASSGSGVLGGARFVQRVNTSGGVGPTGACPTAGTERRADYTADYIFYK, translated from the coding sequence ATGCTCACCCGCTTTCTGTTCAGCTTTGCTGCTCTTTCGCTTTTCGCGATTCCCGCGATCGCTCAGAATATTCCGGCCAAACTTGCGCCTCCGCAGGACGCACCGCTGGTCGGCAAGTACACCGCGAAAGGCGTTCAGATATATGTCTGCACCGTCAAAGGGGGCGGTAGCGAATGGAGCTTCAAGGCCCCCGAGGCCGAACTTATCGACGCGCAGGGCAAACCATTCGCCAAGCACTACGCCGGCCCGACCTGGGAAGCTTCCGATGGCTCGAAGATCGTTGGCAAGATTTTAGCGAGTGAGCCCGCTCCACAGACGGGCGCGATTCCTTGGCTGCTGTTGTCGGCAGCATCCTCTGGATCGGGGGTACTTGGAGGCGCGCGTTTCGTCCAACGGGTCAATACCTCCGGCGGAGTCGGCCCAACCGGCGCGTGTCCCACGGCCGGAACAGAGCGGCGTGCCGATTACACAGCTGACTACATCTTCTACAAGTGA